One Acidobacteriota bacterium genomic window, GCGTTGTGGCCGTGACCGGCTCGTTCTCTGCCACGATCACGGCGGGACGGTCAGCGCCATCCAGAAACACTGTTCGCGCGGGATCGAGGGCAGCCAGCCGGTCGCGCAGCGCGATATAGAAGCTATCTTTCGTGTATTGCATAAGCGGCGTATTGCATCTGGCATCCGAGGAGCAAGAGTCGGCAACAAGGCAAGGCAACATCCCGAGCAGAGCGGAATCCGACGAAGACTTTCGCTGATCAGCCCGCGCTGATCAGCCCGCGCTGATCAGCCCGTCGCCTGCAGGCGATAGAGAAAGACACGCGCGCCGCACGCGTGCGGCGTGGCATTGATGATGCGTAGCAGCCTTCCACCGGCGACGATGCCAAGAGCGGAATCGAACAATGCGTCGGCATTCTCCAGGTTCCGCACCTCGACCTGCTGATCTACCGCATGCGCCGCGACGGCGGCTTCGTAACGTGTCCGCCCATCGTCTTCCGGCTTCACGATCTGCAGCACGCCCGGCGCGAGTTCCACATCCTCGGTCAGCGGCGCGCCCAAGCCCAAGTCGCTGTTCGTGCCTGCGATGGGCAGTGGCAGGCGCAGGATGATGCCGCCATCGCCGAGCGCGCGCAGCAGCGCTTCCGCCGCACGCGCCGTGGTGACGCCCAGCGTGCTCGAGACTGCGTCAAAGTATTCTGGCATCGGTCATCCCACCTTCTGCGCCACGAAGGGCGCGAGCAGCGTGCGCACCACCGTATCGAGGAGCGAGTCAGCGAAATATTCCATCTGCATGCGCTCGATAGCGCTCGCGCGCACGTTGAGGGCAGGGGTGGCCTGCGCGTTGCGCACGATCTGCGCGCAGGCGAACCTCACTGCCTCGGGGATGGTGGCGGATCCGGCGTTGTAAGTGATCTCGACCTCGTTGAAGGCGAGACCGAGCGGGTGTTGCTGCAGACCGATCTCGCCGGTCGCAGAGTCACAGTCGAGCCTGCTGGCATCGAGCGTGGTCCACTCCCCGGGAAGTCCGTAGGCGGTGGCCACATCGCTTGCCAGCTCGCACATGCTCCCTTCGCCGCGGCGAGGCACGCCGTAGCGTGCTTTTGCCGCGACGAAGGGAGATGTGGCGGGCGCAACCGCGGCCAAGGGGAGGTAGGTCAGCCGCAGGGAGTTGCGTCCGGGGCGCAGGCGCACGCGTTCCACGTATTGCGCCACACCCAACGTCGGACGCCGGCAGTGCGCTTCGATGAGCGACGATGCCGCCGCTACCAGCGCTGCCGGCGTGGACTTCTCGAGTGCGTACATCTCGTATTCGGAGGGTTGTAGATAGATCATTGGGCTCTCAGCAGTTCAGCAGTCAGCGTTCAGCTCCCGCATTCGGACTGAATGCTGAGCGCTCGTTCTTACCGATTGACGATCACTTTGTAGTGCGCTTGGCTGGCGCCCTTCACCACGACGCCACCGAACTTCACCACTACATTCTGGCGCGCGAGCGACCCGCTCATGCCGAGCTGGAAGACGCGCGGATTGGGGTCGGTGAGCCAGTGGTACTCGATCATGGGCTCGCTCACGATGTAGCACGGCAGCACGGCCGTGCCCGATCCGGGGACGCCGGTATAACTGAGCGACCACTCGGGGATGAGCGGTAGCTCGCCGGCCTGGGTGGAGAGCGTCTTCACGCGCAGACCGGCCGAGATCTCGGTGCTCGAAAGCACCACGTTGAAGTCGGTCTTCATCTCGCGGTCGATCAGGTCGAGCAGCACCGGATTGGCGTAGATCGCCGTGGGCCGCACCTCGAAGCTCGAACTCGCGACCATCGCCGCGATGGTCTCCTTCAGTTCGTCGACGATGCTCTCGGACGTGAGGATGGTCTTCACGTTGCCGCCGTCGGCGATCTGCGTGGCCGCGCCGTAATACTGCGTGGTGGTGGGCGTGGAGAACGAGGTGTCGTTGCCATTCCACAGGGCAACGTCGTGCGTGCGCATCAGGCCTTCGACGGCGTCGGCCAGGTCCTTTGCCTGCAGGAAAGCGAACTGCGCCTGCTGCGACCCGACTTCCATGTCGAAGAGGTTGTAGTTGATCTGCGAGACCAGCGCCTTGAGCGGGACGCTGCGCTCCACGCGCGTCGGCGAGTTCACCGTGGCCACGATGTTCCGCGGATCCACGAAAGCGTTGGCTGCCGAGGGCGACGGGATAGCCGTCTGTTCGAAGAAGCGGGAGGGGTGACCGGTCGCCGGGACTTGCTTGATGCGTTTCCCGAAAGCGCCGCGGCGGCGGACGATGTCCGTGATCTCGGACTGGTAGCGGTTGACCTCCACCGCGCCCGGCCCGAGAAAATCGGCGGCCGCGTGGAGATCGAGGAATTGCGTTGTCATTTGGTTCCTTTCGAAAGGTGGAGGGATGCGCTCTTGGTCCTTGGCTATTGGCTTTTTGGCCCAAGAGCTAAAGGCCAAGAGCCAAGAGCTGGTTACTCGATCAGTCCGGCGCGCGCCATCTCGCTCTTGACGGCGATGCGTTGCTCGACCGAGAGTGCGGCGAGCGTCTTGTCGAGCACTTCGGGCTCGACCTTTTCCGACTGCTCATACCCGTTCTTGGCCAGGATGGCGGAGACGAGCGGCGGGAGCGTCTTGCGCTGCGCCCCGGCGCGCGCGGCTTCGGCTTTGAGTTCGGTGTTGGCGCGCTCGAGTTCCGCGACGCGAGCTTCGAGCGCCTTGCGGGCAGCGGCATCCGAGTCGGCTTCCCGCTCCTCGATGGTGGCCACGATGCGGTCGATCTTCTCGGAGTGCGCGTCGAGCCGTTCCAGGGTGCGTTGGAGCACGTCGGCAGCGGCGGCAAAACGCTCGCCCGCCGTCTGCAGTTGGTTGATGATCTCTTCGTTCATTTCTTCTCCTTGTTTGTCTGAGCGACGTTGGTCTGAGCGACGTTTTTCTGAGTGGCGTTTGTCTGAGTGGCGTTCGTTTGAGCCGCCATCTCAGAGCGCCCTCTCGAACCTGGAAACCTGAGACTTGAAACTCCGGCATCGAGTTCGATCGACGTCCCCGCATACGCCGCCTTCGTCTTCTTCAGGACGGCGGCGCCGGTGAAGGTGACCTCGTTCAGCGTCCATATCTGCGCGCTGACGTCCGCCACCTTGGCGTCGGCGACCTCGTAGGACATGCCCAGTGAATTCCCCGCCGCGCGCAGCTCGCGCACCACGTCGGGAAAATCCTTGGCGAAGAGGTAGCCGCTCACTTCGAGTACCGAGTACCGAGTTGCGAGTTGCGAGTTCCCGTTTTTACTCGGTACTCGGTACTCAGTACTCGGTACTATCTCCGCAGCGGTGATGATGCCGACCTTGCGGCGCGCGTCGTGGCCGTCGAGTGACGGGGTGTAGTCGAGACCCATGCCCAGCAGCGAGGGCAAGGCGTGGTCGGCGGCGGCGCGGGTGAGGAGTACGCGATGTCCGCGCGCTCCCGCGGGGGCGCGCTCGCTGGGCGCATCGACCAGCGTCAGCACGCCGCGAAACGGCAGCCGGTTGGGATGCCCCGCAACCGCGGGCATAGCGATAGCCATGGATTGGATTTGCATAATGAGTGCCGAAGAGAACGCAGGACACAGAACACGCCAGGCCGTTAAGGCAGCAACTTGCCCGGGCTTTGCGTCGTCTGCGGTTGTGATTGCTTCAGTTCCGGAAGGCCACGCATCGTTCGCACCTCGCTCACTGTCAGCACGCCCGAGCGCAGCAGGATCTCCTGGATCTCCGCCTCTTCGCGCTCATCGCGTGCGTCCACATCGGTGAAGATGAACTCGAGGTCGGTCCAGCCCAGGCGTTTTGCGATGGCATCGCGCGTGAGGTGCTCGGCCAGCAGCCGCGCCGTCGGGACGATGGCGGTGCGGAACGCCTGCTCCATCAGCTCGGCGGCGGTATTGCGGTTCACGTCGTGTTCGAGGCCGAGAAAGAGTGGCGGCAGATCGAAAGCACTGGCGATCAGCCGGATGAGGAACTCCTGCCACGCCAGCCGCAGGTCCTGGTCGTTGCCGGCGCCGAAGCGCAGCACCTCGGGTTTCGATTCTGCCGAGAGGATGGGCACGCGCCCGGTGCCTTCGATCTCATCCTGCCACCAGCGGATCAGGCGCTCGTGCTGTGCCGGCTGCAAGTCTTGCAGCCAAAGCGCGTACTGCACGACTGAGTTCGAGGCCAGCCGCGCGGCATAGCGATGCGCGCTCAGGAACTCGTTGACGGTCTCGAACGCCACTTCCAGCCGGCCCAACCCGAACGGTGTATGGGTGCGCGGGTTCAGACGGATGTAGCTGAGTTCCTGGTCGGCGAGAGCGATATGCGCGTCGGCGCCGAAGCGTCCGGTGGCCTGCAGGTAGCGGACTTCCGCGGGATCTCCCGACCACTCCGCGCGCAGCTTGATGGATGCGCCATCGATCGGCCACATCGCCAGCGGACGCGCGGCGGCGCCAGTGAGTTGCAACTCGATCGCACCGTAGCCGCCGACGATGATGTCTTCGAGTACCTGCTCGGCGAGCGAGCGGAAGGAATCGTCTGGATTGGGCGAGTCAAAGTTGTCGGTGAGGATGCGGATGCGCCCTTCCCCGCCCGGCAACTCCAGGAGTGCGCGGCCGTTCTTGGGCTGGATGCGCCAGCGCATCCCCGCCACGCGGTCCTTGATGGCGTTGATCGCCCGGCGCGCGAGCGGCATCTCGGCGAAACGGCGCAGGTTCGCCGGTGTGGGCTTTGGCAACGCGCCACCATCCACCCGCGGGGTGTAAGAGTTGAGGATCGAGGGCAGCGGCAACGAGCGCCGGCCTTTCGCCCCCGCTGCCCCGAAGGCTTCGGACGTAGGAGTGCCTGCGATGCGGCGCAAGGCGCCGCGCAATCTGTCAGCAAGATTCATGATCGGTTGGGAATACCCACCACAGAGACACAGAGACGCATGAAAGATGCGCCCAGGCTGGGGTGCAGCCCTGGTGTGGCTTTGTCTCTATGTCTTTGTGGGGAGTGTTCGGTCTCTTGGTTTGTTTCTAGAGTCTTAGTTCGTGTCGTGCGGTCTCGGCGATCTGGTCCACTTGGGCCGCGGTGACGACTGCGATGTGGCTCGCCGCCAGCGTCTCGAGTGCGAACGCGATCGCCTCCTGCGTGCGGTCGAGATCCGGTTCGATGATGGCAGTGAGCAGAGCCTCGGCTTTCTCTGCTTTCGCAATGCCCTCGCGCACCTGCGGATAGCTGAAGGCCAGCACCTTGGCCAGGTTCGGGTCAGCTTCGAGCGAGACGGCGTGGAAGAGCTTCACCGTCCCGTTTGGACGGTACCCACAGTCGAGCTTGAGCGGATCACCCGGACGCGAGTACTTCGCCACCGGGATGTTGTGACGGAACTGCGGTGCGCTCCACACGCCGGCGCGCTCGAAGGCGCTGCGCATCTGGCTGAGGAGCCACGGACGTCCGCTTCCGGAGCGACGCTCCGGATCTGCCGGCTGCGGCGCGTCCAAGTAGGCATGCGCCAGCCGGCGCAACTCCTGCTCGGGAGAATCGGTCAGCACGGCCTGCCGCGGCGAAAGGCGGATGGTGGAGGAGAAAGAGTCTTCCATCAAGTGCAGTAAAGCCTCGCGCTTTGCGGGTTCGGCCAGTTGCACACCTAGTTCAGCCGCCAACGCGTCGAGCAATTCGATGTCGGCATCGGGATCGAGGGAACGCACCCGCTTCCAGTCCGGTGCGAAACGGACACGCGCGTCGCCGCTCGCATCGTCGCGCAGCACTACGCCGATGTTCACGAACTCCTCACGGAGCGCGTTCGGCATGTAGCGCAACAAAAAGAACTCGCATTTGCGTTGCTCGACCAACAGCGTCTCCTGCGAACCTTGAGGATTGTAGGGCGCGTCCGTCATCTCCGTTGCGGAATTCCGTTAGTTCCGTCTGCCCGTTCTTCCAATTTGGCGCCTTTCCAGTCCGGGAAAGGAACCCGGCTGCAGTCCCGAAACTCCGCCAGCAATTCCTTGACCCGCCCACGCCGGCTGATGAGCCTTGCGACCAGCCGCTCGATGAGATCGGTATCACCGCCATACCACTCCGGCGGCACTTCCTCGGCGCACGCGTATCCGATCCTCTCGTCGAACTGCTCGATGCGCGCCAGCCAGGGCTGGAACGACCGCCAGCCCGCCACGCCCGCATATGCGGCGTTCCATGCGTAGACACCGCGGAGCGGCGAATCCGGAAAATCCCATTCGCCGTGGTTGAAACAATGGCCGTGATCGATGAACACGGCGGTGTACTTGCGCTCGCGCGCCAGACGGTAGAACACCGCCTGGCGGCTATCCGAATTGCATACCCACTTGTCGAAGGCGAGTATCCCGGCAAAGGCGTCGAGATTGCGGACGCGCTCGAACAGCTGCTCCGGCAGGTAATCGAAGACCTGGCCCAGCCGCGGATGCACGGCGTACGTCGAGCCGAACTGTAGCCCCGCACGGCAGCGTAGGGTGTCGCCGCTGAGCTGCATGTGCAGTTCGGTAGTGTTATCGATCAGCCACTCGCCGACCTCGATCACGACTCCGTGGGGCACCGGCAAGCCCACGCGCTCCGCCAACCGCGAGACCAGCAGCTCGTTCGCCAGCACGCGTATGTGTTGGGGATTGTTCTGGAACTTCACGACGTAATACTGCTCATCGTCGGCGCGCATCAAGTGAGCCTGCGCCCCGCCGCGCATTCGTCGCACGTGTTGTACGGCGCGTAGCAACGCCCCACTCTAACCCATAAAGTTGGCGCAATATGTCGTATTACGTTTCTGTCGTGTTCCTAGAACACATTGCTTCCCGTTTAAGGAAGCCGGGTGCGGTCGCCGGCAGTCAGCGCGCGCACCTGTTGCGCGATCGCCATGGCCATGACGCAATCGTCGTGCGCGCCGGCCGCGGCCGCGGGCGATCCGTCTCTCCGCCGAACGAAAGTGCGGCATTCCGCCAGCAGCCATTGGCTGGCGAACAGGTCGGGCGCGATCGCCATTACCGCGACCAGGTTCTCGATCATCTGCGGGCGCGTGGCCGCATTCGTCGGCCAGCCCACGACGTCGCCGTGCGCGTACAACTCGGCGTAATGCTCCAGCCGTTCCAGGCCCATCAGCACCGCGTGCCCGTGGTTGTTGCGTTCGACGGCGACCAGCGCGCCATTGAAGCGCTGTGCCAGCTTCGCCACCTGGCGCGCGCTCTCGGCCAGGGAGAAGTGTCCGCGCAGCTCGGCACATTGCAGGCCTGAGATGCGATCGATCACCTGTGCGCACGTGTTGTCGCCCTCCGGACCACCGCCCGCCGGATCTACTCCCATGATGTAGTGGCGTCCCCCTTGGGGCGGAAACCAGACCAGGAGCCGCCCGTTGTCGCTCTCTTCGATCGGCAGGCATGCCGAGCGCATCTGCAGCTCGAGCTGCGCCAGGTCGAAGACGCACTCGCCGGAAGCGAGAAAGCATTGTGCCGGATCCTCGGTGTACTCCTGCCGCGCCAGGCCGCGAAAGTTCGCTCCCATCTCGCGCCGGAAGGCGATCTGCTCGCGCGAGAGGCCGTTGCGACCGGCCAGTTCACGCTCTTCTTCGGTGCGGTGGCCGAGGTGCGATGCGTCCGCAACATAGAGCGGCTCATACCACCAGGGAAAGAAGTGCCGGGCGGCTCCGGTCTCCGCCGCGCGTTGCCATTCATCGTAAAAACATCCCGCCGCGCCATTCGGAGTGGACTCGAGCACGATCTCGCCGCGCGGCGCCACCGCGGCG contains:
- a CDS encoding DUF3037 domain-containing protein gives rise to the protein MTDAPYNPQGSQETLLVEQRKCEFFLLRYMPNALREEFVNIGVVLRDDASGDARVRFAPDWKRVRSLDPDADIELLDALAAELGVQLAEPAKREALLHLMEDSFSSTIRLSPRQAVLTDSPEQELRRLAHAYLDAPQPADPERRSGSGRPWLLSQMRSAFERAGVWSAPQFRHNIPVAKYSRPGDPLKLDCGYRPNGTVKLFHAVSLEADPNLAKVLAFSYPQVREGIAKAEKAEALLTAIIEPDLDRTQEAIAFALETLAASHIAVVTAAQVDQIAETARHELRL
- a CDS encoding phage portal protein, with amino-acid sequence MNLADRLRGALRRIAGTPTSEAFGAAGAKGRRSLPLPSILNSYTPRVDGGALPKPTPANLRRFAEMPLARRAINAIKDRVAGMRWRIQPKNGRALLELPGGEGRIRILTDNFDSPNPDDSFRSLAEQVLEDIIVGGYGAIELQLTGAAARPLAMWPIDGASIKLRAEWSGDPAEVRYLQATGRFGADAHIALADQELSYIRLNPRTHTPFGLGRLEVAFETVNEFLSAHRYAARLASNSVVQYALWLQDLQPAQHERLIRWWQDEIEGTGRVPILSAESKPEVLRFGAGNDQDLRLAWQEFLIRLIASAFDLPPLFLGLEHDVNRNTAAELMEQAFRTAIVPTARLLAEHLTRDAIAKRLGWTDLEFIFTDVDARDEREEAEIQEILLRSGVLTVSEVRTMRGLPELKQSQPQTTQSPGKLLP
- a CDS encoding phosphatidylinositol kinase — translated: MRADDEQYYVVKFQNNPQHIRVLANELLVSRLAERVGLPVPHGVVIEVGEWLIDNTTELHMQLSGDTLRCRAGLQFGSTYAVHPRLGQVFDYLPEQLFERVRNLDAFAGILAFDKWVCNSDSRQAVFYRLARERKYTAVFIDHGHCFNHGEWDFPDSPLRGVYAWNAAYAGVAGWRSFQPWLARIEQFDERIGYACAEEVPPEWYGGDTDLIERLVARLISRRGRVKELLAEFRDCSRVPFPDWKGAKLEERADGTNGIPQRR
- a CDS encoding terminase; translation: MPGAVQGLFPGPGYTLEELLGFGRELDTVVAGTGITRRVLLIEKALRIRDKEGMLVVLTPNRAQQEFERDVLRHNIVLKARQVGISTWIAARFFIATITRPGTVSVQVAHDLSAAQQIFRIVHRFLAKLPEEMRQGALETSRANVRQLVFTHLDSEYRVETAADRDAGRGLTISNLHCSEVARWPGDAAATLAGLRAAVAPRGEIVLESTPNGAAGCFYDEWQRAAETGAARHFFPWWYEPLYVADASHLGHRTEEERELAGRNGLSREQIAFRREMGANFRGLARQEYTEDPAQCFLASGECVFDLAQLELQMRSACLPIEESDNGRLLVWFPPQGGRHYIMGVDPAGGGPEGDNTCAQVIDRISGLQCAELRGHFSLAESARQVAKLAQRFNGALVAVERNNHGHAVLMGLERLEHYAELYAHGDVVGWPTNAATRPQMIENLVAVMAIAPDLFASQWLLAECRTFVRRRDGSPAAAAGAHDDCVMAMAIAQQVRALTAGDRTRLP